Proteins encoded in a region of the Falco rusticolus isolate bFalRus1 chromosome 10, bFalRus1.pri, whole genome shotgun sequence genome:
- the LOC119154876 gene encoding uncharacterized protein LOC119154876, giving the protein MLPYRSPHARWAAPMSAKIYVLISWPDGSRVINIENIKEPRKPFHLYTVGEQVLARCPGFSGLYWGMVEGISEHKDILEKKLLEDRQLLEKLKEEPAVHSMMPPQPKKSRKTFPKWTLGNGSRKYHGDRTYPAKPLLRVAEASLPHDAGNSSIIKERSALGNVAGSPRSLAGSPHPASAFTPPSTFVTMAMAGTSQGEEDRAGPATRDYVVLPMKRKSDGILSQCQQHICLNSCEERKLDALQETDDFERVQKNFGPGEMERAEKIEQLERMVLDLQQDVLSLKKKVQRLESLSFQEEPHRQPCEVVELFNGYTKEQLKETIRFDQKISTACKTLLYKLFTSDYIQSHSITGRRGNTFREAKPMMDERCIKIIRVLLKQKFGDHLSDTVITEKIQNVQKALRQKFKTECL; this is encoded by the exons ATGCTCCCCTACCGTTCCCCCCATGCCAGGTGGGCAGCCCCCATGTCAGCCAAGATCTACGTCCTCATCAGCTGGCCCGACGGCAGCCGGGTGATCAACATCGAGAACATCAAGGAGCCCCGCAAGCCCTTCCACCTCTACACAGTGGGCGAGCAGGTGCTGGCCCGCTGCCCCGGCTTCAGTGGGCTCTACTGGGGCATGGTGGAAGGCATAAGTG AGCATAAAGATATTTTAGagaagaagctgctggaagatAGACAGCTCCTGGAGAAGTTAA aagaaGAACCGGCTGTCCATAGCATGATGCCACCCCAGccaaaaaaatccaggaaaacCTTCCCAAAATGGACCCTGGGGAATGGATCCAGGAAATACCATGGTGACAGGACTTACCCTGCAAAACCGCTGCTGAGGGTGGCCGAGGCCAGCCTGCCCCATGATGCTGGCAACTCCTCCATCATCAAGGAGAGGAGTGCCCTGGGCAACGTGGCAGGAAGCCCCCGCTCCCTGGCAGGTTCCCCCCACCCAGCCAGCGCCTTCACACCTCCGTCCACGTTTGTCACCATGGCCATGGCAGGGACTTCCCAAGGTGAAGAGGACAGGGCTGGTCCAGCTACCAGAG ATTATGTTGTCTTGCCAATGAAGAGGAAGTCAGATGGCATCTTGTCCCAGTGCCAGCAACACATCTGCCTGAACAG CTGTGAAGAGCGAAAGCTTGATGCTTTGCAAGAGACGGATGACTTTGAGAGAGTGCAGAAAAATTTTGGTCCTGGTGAAATGGAAAG ggcAGAGAAGATAGAGCAGCTGGAGAGGATGGTGTTGGACCTCCAACAGGATGTCCTCTCTCTGAAGAAGAAGGTGCAGAGGCTGGAATCCCTGTCCTTCCAGGAGGAGCCCCACCGGCAGCCATGCGAGGTGGTGGAGCTCTTCAATGGCTACACCAAGGAGCAGCTCAAAGAGACCATCCGGTTTGACCAGAAAATCAGCACTGCCTGCAAGACACTGCTCTACAAACTCTTCACGTCTGACTACATCCAGAGCCACTCCATCACGGGGCGGAGGGGCAACACTTTCCGAGAGGCGAAGCCCATGATGGATGAACGCTGCATCAAGATCATTAGGGTGCTGTTGAAGCAGAAGTTTGGAGATCACCTCAGTGACACAGTGATCACGGAGAAGATACAAAACGTGCAGAAAGCCCTGAGGCAGAAGTTTAAGACAGAATGTCTCTGA